Genomic segment of Candidatus Flexicrinis affinis:
CCTTCATCGCCAGAGTCGACGCTCGTCGCGCAGCGCGGTCGCAGACGCCACCGCAGTCGTGAGGGAACGAAACAGGGCGCCCCGCAAACGGAGCGCCCTGCTTGTCGATGCTGCGACCGCGGTCGAACTAGAACGAAGACGCAGCTTCCAGCTCGGCGTTAGCGAATTCGTTCAGCTCGTCGAGGATCTCTTGTACCGGCCGTGTGTCGCTACCGGTGAAGATCAACGGCATCACGCGCGCGGTTTCTTCACGGACCGGATCGTAACCCGGAACGGGCGGCTCGGCCTTGGTGTACGGCAGCAGGTCGAATGCAGCCTTGTAGGCCGGATACGACTCGATGTACTCCGCCAATGCCTCTGCGCTGCTGGCGCGCACCGGGAAGTAGTTGCTCGCCAAGCCCCACTCGGCCTGAACTTCGGCAGTGGTGTAGTACTTGACGAACAGCCACGCAGCCAATTCAGCCTCCGGCGTCGTACGCGGGATGCTCACGCTGGCACCGTAGATGTTCTGCACCGGGTTCTCGGTCGTGTGCGGGATGGCCGCGAGGCTAAACGTGTGTCCAGCGCCTTCGCTGACGGCGGTCTCGTAGAACGGCAGACCCGAGCTGCTGCCGACCGTGAACATCGTCACACCGTTACCGAAGTTCGTCTGGTCTTCGAAGCGCTCGAAGATTTCACCCGCGCAGCCCTTGTCGTACAGTCCCTTGAGGAACGTCATCGCCTCGACGGCCTCAGGGCTGTTCAGCGTGTATTGATTGGCCTCAAGGTCGAAGATGTCGCCACCGCGCGCGAACGTCCAACTCGCGAAGCGCGAGCCGTCGTAGCTGAGCTGATAGCCGATGGCCCCTGTATCGCTGGTCGCGCCGCTGAACGGATTCGCGGTTGCGGCGCAGGCGGCTTCTTCAAACTGCTCAGGGGTGGTCGGCGGGCCGTCGAAGCTGATCGCGCCGGCAGCGCGCAGCTCAGCAAGCCAGTCGATGTTGTAGTACATCACTTCCATCGAACGATTGGGCGGGAAGCCGAGGCGCACGCCGTCGTACTGCGGGAAGACGTCACCCTCATAGAAACCGGGGAAGAAGTCAGCGACCTCTTCCTCCGATAGACCCCACATCTCGCTGTCGATCAGACCGTTGATGTCGACCAAGCCATCAAGCAGGTAGTAAACGGCCGACTGATTGGCGTAGGCGACGACGAGGTTGGGAAGCGCCTCACCGGTAGAAAGGCTAACGGTCATACGGTTGTAGATGTCGTCGTAGCTGCCCTGATTGATCGCTTCAACCGTGATGCCCCACTCATTGCTCGCGTTGAAATCGGCGACGATCTTCGCCAGTTCCTCTTCACGAGCACCGCTGTGCTGATGCCAGAAAACGACAGTTTGGCCGGACGGGTCGACGCTTTCCCAGTCCATTGCCATCATGTCATCCTGCGCGCCTACCGGGAACACGAAGCCCGCCAGCAGCAGCGCGAAAACAAGCACCTTACCGAGTCTGCTAACCATGCTGATTTGTCTCCTCCTGATCAGCGTTCCTACACAGCCCCGCAGGCGATCTGCAGGGCGGGTTCCATTATACGGCGGTGCCTTTTCCGCACCTCCGCAGAACCTCCTAGCCTTTCAGCCCCGTCGTCGCGATACCTTCCGTAAACGTCTTTTGCGTTAGGAAGTAAAGCACGAGGATGGGGGCAATCGTGATCAGCGCGCCGGCCATCAAGAGCTGCGTTCGCGTACCAGCTTCGTCGCTGAAGTTGTACAGCCCGACCGTGATCGGCCGCAGGCGGTCGCTGTTGGTGACGATCAAGGGCCACAAGAACGAATTCCAGCTCGCAATGAACGTCAGCAGCGTGACCGTCATGATCGGCGCGCGGCTGATCGGCAGCACGATCTGGATCAAAAACCGGAAATGCCCCGCCCCATCGATGCGCGCGGCGTCCCACAGCTCGTTCGGAATGCCGACAAAGAACTGACGCAGCAGGAAGATACTGAACGCGCTGCCCATAAACGGGATCGTCAGGGCCGCATAGGTATCAATCCAACTGTTATCGTAGGACCATGAGAAGATACCCGCGTCGGTCCCAATCGCCGGCAGGGGAAAAATCCGGCCCGCAACCATCAAGTAGTTCGGAATTAGCGTCACCGACTCCGGAATCATCAACGTGATCAGCAGCAGCGTAAACACGACGTTGCGGCCGCGGAACTTGATTCGCCCGAATGCATACGCCGACAGGATCGACACCACGAGCAAGCCGGCGATCGTAATCCCTACGATGATGCACGAATTGAGGAAATAGCGGCTGAACTGCGCCTCTTCCCAAGCTTCGATGTAATTGTAGAACTGCGGCGACTCAGGCAGCAAGCGACGCACCTGAGTCTCGCCCAACGTCATCAGCGAGTTCGAGATCATCCACAAGAACGGAAACATCGCGACCAACGCGAAGATACTGATGCCCACGTAAAGCAGCACGTCGCCGACAGACACGCCAAGTTCCCGCAGCGGATTCCGCTGTGACGGGGGCGGTAACGCGGTGCGAGGCAGAGGTGCATCAACCATAGAACACCCGCTTCTCCAGCAAGCTCCGTTGAATCTGCGTCATCGCCAGCACGAGCAGCATGAGCACAATCGCTTGAGCCGTGGCTTCCGCCCATCGATTCTGCGCTCGGAACGTGTCAAAGATCACGAGCGCTGACGTGTCAAGCGTACCGGCGTTGGTCGGTGTTCGCATCACGAACAACGTGTTGAAC
This window contains:
- a CDS encoding carbohydrate ABC transporter permease; this encodes MFPFLWMISNSLMTLGETQVRRLLPESPQFYNYIEAWEEAQFSRYFLNSCIIVGITIAGLLVVSILSAYAFGRIKFRGRNVVFTLLLITLMIPESVTLIPNYLMVAGRIFPLPAIGTDAGIFSWSYDNSWIDTYAALTIPFMGSAFSIFLLRQFFVGIPNELWDAARIDGAGHFRFLIQIVLPISRAPIMTVTLLTFIASWNSFLWPLIVTNSDRLRPITVGLYNFSDEAGTRTQLLMAGALITIAPILVLYFLTQKTFTEGIATTGLKG
- a CDS encoding extracellular solute-binding protein, with the translated sequence MVSRLGKVLVFALLLAGFVFPVGAQDDMMAMDWESVDPSGQTVVFWHQHSGAREEELAKIVADFNASNEWGITVEAINQGSYDDIYNRMTVSLSTGEALPNLVVAYANQSAVYYLLDGLVDINGLIDSEMWGLSEEEVADFFPGFYEGDVFPQYDGVRLGFPPNRSMEVMYYNIDWLAELRAAGAISFDGPPTTPEQFEEAACAATANPFSGATSDTGAIGYQLSYDGSRFASWTFARGGDIFDLEANQYTLNSPEAVEAMTFLKGLYDKGCAGEIFERFEDQTNFGNGVTMFTVGSSSGLPFYETAVSEGAGHTFSLAAIPHTTENPVQNIYGASVSIPRTTPEAELAAWLFVKYYTTAEVQAEWGLASNYFPVRASSAEALAEYIESYPAYKAAFDLLPYTKAEPPVPGYDPVREETARVMPLIFTGSDTRPVQEILDELNEFANAELEAASSF